In the Topomyia yanbarensis strain Yona2022 chromosome 3, ASM3024719v1, whole genome shotgun sequence genome, one interval contains:
- the LOC131694189 gene encoding circadian locomoter output cycles protein kaput isoform X2, which yields MMEDDPDDKDDTKRKSRNLSEKKRRDQFNLLVNELNSMVSSNTRKMDKSTVLKSTIAFLKSHNEIAVRSRVHEIQTDWKPSFLSNEEFTHLILEALDGFIFVFSSTGRVFYASESITSLLGHLPSDLLNMTVYDMVYEDDQNDLYNILLNPTAVVDPLQAGISRENQVTFSCYIKRGTTDYRLEVSYELVQFTGYFRSDVDADSLMTASRFSSYMTDADTRLIFVGTGRLQTPQLIREMSVVDSSKSEFTSRHSMEWKFLFLDHRAPPIIGYLPFEVLGTSGYDYYHFDDLEKVVASHEGLMQNGEGTSCYYRFLTKGQQWIWLQTRFYITYHQWNSKPEFVVCTHRVVSYTDVMKQLRNQAGGENKFSDDADSVERKFQINSTQGRMATSPWSTKSSKSTRVVGTPGGSPTDLSSRGRHRYNTYHGPGPDSEHSASVGSHASRQSMQTQPSTRSRMRSNTYSSKTTSTTTQHEVPHPTPQLLLHQHSLLNPQSAVDSFQQLRTPPTATAIKLPTPFIEHQQYLAAVPIQPDTGFPPEANAGILSPIPSTVSSEAGGVVLTPAQNQVQGHLQRKHEELQHLIIQQQEELRRVQEQLLMARYGLLPSIVTLPFTADASSNDDSHSRCSNSASYLQHHQPPHSSQQYQTHPSLTNQPPNPHSHQHHQQQHHHHHHHQQQQQQQQMNIPPDQKPLFHPNQQHGFIDTGQPKLIVEPDTDMISYMPLTTVPINQLQQQPQSSQQSQHSHQLQMPLSSSVVGTTEVNSRAPGGSNSMDLLQYQMGQDQVQILFTSGMEQQQQQQQLQYQHKPQHPLPLQQQQQQHNPHQQHLLSHHHQHTQQQQQQQQPHHQSHLNLQHSQPRASDSSDKRAA from the exons ATGATGGAAGATGATCCAGATGATAAGGATGATACCAAGAG AAAATCACGCAATCTCAGCGAGAAGAAACGGCGCGATCAGTTTAATCTGCTGGTGAACGAACTCAACTCGATGGTTTCGTCCAACACGCGAAAGATGGACAAAAGTACCGTACTCAAGTCTACGATAGCATTTTTGAAAAGTCACAACGAAATTGCCGTCCGGTCACGGGTGCACGAGATTCAAACCGATTGGAAACCATCGTTTCTATCAAATGAAGAGTTTACCCATTTGATTCTGGAAGCACTGGATGGATTTATCTTCGTGTTCTCCTCAACGGGAAGGGTGTTCTATGCTTCCGAATCTATTACTTCGTTGCTGGGTCATTTGCCG agtgatctgctcaATATGACCGTCTACGATATGGTGTACGAGGACGATCAAAATGATCTGTACAATATTCTGCTCAATCCGACAGCAGTCGTGGATCCATTGCAAGCAGGGATATCTCGCGAGAATCAGGTCACCTTCTCATGTTACATCAAACGCGGTACAACCGACTATCGACTCGAGGTATCCTACGAGTTAGTTCAATTTACTGGATATTTCA GAAGCGACGTTGATGCTGATTCTTTAATGACGGCATCCAGATTTAGTAGCTATATGACCGATGCAGATACGAGGTTAATCTTCGTTGGAACCGGGCGGCTGCAGACACCACAGTTAATTCGGGAGATGTCTGTTGTGGATAGTTCGAAAAGCGAATTCACCTCTAGGCATAGTATGGAGTGGAAGTTTCTGTTTCTAGATCACCGAGCTCCTCCCATTATCGGTTATCTGCCGTTTGAAGTACTGGGCACCTCCGGATATGACTATTATCATTTTGATGATTTGGAGAAAGTGGTCGCATCTCATGAGGGTC TAATGCAAAACGGTGAAGGTACCTCCTGCTATTATCGCTTTCTGACAAAGGGACAGCAATGGATTTGGTTACAGACCCGGTTTTACATCACGTACCACCAGTGGAACTCCAAACCGGAGTTCGTAGTCTGTACCCATCGAGTCGTAAGTTATACAGATGTAATGAAACAGTTGAGAAACCAAGCCGGAGGGGAGAACAAATTTTCCGACGACGCTGATAGTGTGGAAAGAAAATTCCAGATTAACTCAACGCAAGGCCGAATGGCAACATCTCCGTGGAGTACTAAGAGCTCTAAGTCAACGCGAGTGGTAGGTACACCAGGAGGGTCGCCAACAGATTTGTCCTCTCGGGGTAGGCACCGGTATAACACTTATCACGGACCGGGACCGGATTCGGAACACTCCGCCTCCGTTGGATCTCATGCCAGTCGTCAGTCGATGCAGACTCAACCTAGCACG AGATCACGAATGCGATCCAATACCTATAGTTCAAAGACAACTAGTACTACTACTCAGCACGAGGTGCCACATCCGACCCCTCAATTGTTACTCCACCAACATTCCTTGCTCAATCCTCAGTCGGCGGTAGATTCTTTTCAGCAGTTGCGTACACCGCCAACGGCGACAGCAATCAAACTACCGACCCCATTTATCGAACATCAGCAGTATTTGGCAGCGGTTCCTATTCAACCAGATACAGGTTTCCCGCCGGAGGCTAATGCCGGAATTCTGTCACCAATTCCGTCGACAGTATCGTCAGAAGCTGGTGGTGTCGTGTTAACTCCTGCACAGAATCAAGTTCAGGGACATCTGCAGCGAAAGCACGAGGAATTACAGCATTTGATAATACAACAGCAGGAGGAACTGCGAAGGGTACAGGAGCAATTGTTAATGGCTCGGTACGGGTTGCTTCCTTCGATTGTAACGCTTCCTTTTACGGCCGACGCCAGCAGTAACGACGACAGCCATAGTAGGTGCAGTAACAGTGCTTCCTACCTCCAGCATCATCAACCTCCCCATAGTAGTCAGCAGTACCAAACTCATCCTAGTCTAACAAATCAACCGCCAAATCCGCATTCACATCAACATCATCAACAAcaacaccaccaccaccatcaccatcaacagcagcagcagcaacaacaaatGAATATACCGCCGGATCAAAAACCATTATTCCATCCCAATCAGCAACATGGTTTCATTGACACCGGACAGCCGAAACTGATTGTGGAACCTGATACTGACATGATTTCCTATATGCCGTTGACGACCGTTCCAATCAATCAACTGCAACAACAACCACAATCCTCGCAACAATCGCAGCACTCGCACCAGTTACAGATGCCGCTGTCTTCCAGCGTAGTTGGCACAACGGAGGTAAACTCCAGAGCACCAGGCGGCAGCAACAGTATGGATCTGCTCCAGTATCAGATGGGTCAGGATCAAGTGCAAATTTTGTTTACCTCTGGTAtggaacagcagcagcagcaacaacaactacaGTACCAGCATAAACCTCAACATCCGCTACCActacaacaacagcaacaacaacacaaTCCTCATCAGCAGCATCTACTTTCCCATCACCATCAACATacgcagcaacagcagcaacaacaacaaccccatcatcaatctcatctcaatctacAACATAGTCAGCCTCGAGCTAGTGACAGTTCGGATAAGAGAGCTGCTTAA
- the LOC131694189 gene encoding circadian locomoter output cycles protein kaput isoform X1: MMEDDPDDKDDTKRKSRNLSEKKRRDQFNLLVNELNSMVSSNTRKMDKSTVLKSTIAFLKSHNEIAVRSRVHEIQTDWKPSFLSNEEFTHLILEALDGFIFVFSSTGRVFYASESITSLLGHLPSDLLNMTVYDMVYEDDQNDLYNILLNPTAVVDPLQAGISRENQVTFSCYIKRGTTDYRLEVSYELVQFTGYFSEYTRSIISNINTRINNISGSDVDADSLMTASRFSSYMTDADTRLIFVGTGRLQTPQLIREMSVVDSSKSEFTSRHSMEWKFLFLDHRAPPIIGYLPFEVLGTSGYDYYHFDDLEKVVASHEGLMQNGEGTSCYYRFLTKGQQWIWLQTRFYITYHQWNSKPEFVVCTHRVVSYTDVMKQLRNQAGGENKFSDDADSVERKFQINSTQGRMATSPWSTKSSKSTRVVGTPGGSPTDLSSRGRHRYNTYHGPGPDSEHSASVGSHASRQSMQTQPSTRSRMRSNTYSSKTTSTTTQHEVPHPTPQLLLHQHSLLNPQSAVDSFQQLRTPPTATAIKLPTPFIEHQQYLAAVPIQPDTGFPPEANAGILSPIPSTVSSEAGGVVLTPAQNQVQGHLQRKHEELQHLIIQQQEELRRVQEQLLMARYGLLPSIVTLPFTADASSNDDSHSRCSNSASYLQHHQPPHSSQQYQTHPSLTNQPPNPHSHQHHQQQHHHHHHHQQQQQQQQMNIPPDQKPLFHPNQQHGFIDTGQPKLIVEPDTDMISYMPLTTVPINQLQQQPQSSQQSQHSHQLQMPLSSSVVGTTEVNSRAPGGSNSMDLLQYQMGQDQVQILFTSGMEQQQQQQQLQYQHKPQHPLPLQQQQQQHNPHQQHLLSHHHQHTQQQQQQQQPHHQSHLNLQHSQPRASDSSDKRAA; this comes from the exons ATGATGGAAGATGATCCAGATGATAAGGATGATACCAAGAG AAAATCACGCAATCTCAGCGAGAAGAAACGGCGCGATCAGTTTAATCTGCTGGTGAACGAACTCAACTCGATGGTTTCGTCCAACACGCGAAAGATGGACAAAAGTACCGTACTCAAGTCTACGATAGCATTTTTGAAAAGTCACAACGAAATTGCCGTCCGGTCACGGGTGCACGAGATTCAAACCGATTGGAAACCATCGTTTCTATCAAATGAAGAGTTTACCCATTTGATTCTGGAAGCACTGGATGGATTTATCTTCGTGTTCTCCTCAACGGGAAGGGTGTTCTATGCTTCCGAATCTATTACTTCGTTGCTGGGTCATTTGCCG agtgatctgctcaATATGACCGTCTACGATATGGTGTACGAGGACGATCAAAATGATCTGTACAATATTCTGCTCAATCCGACAGCAGTCGTGGATCCATTGCAAGCAGGGATATCTCGCGAGAATCAGGTCACCTTCTCATGTTACATCAAACGCGGTACAACCGACTATCGACTCGAGGTATCCTACGAGTTAGTTCAATTTACTGGATATTTCAGTGAGTATACCCGCTCAATCATCAGTAATATTAATACAAGAATTAATAATATTTCAGGAAGCGACGTTGATGCTGATTCTTTAATGACGGCATCCAGATTTAGTAGCTATATGACCGATGCAGATACGAGGTTAATCTTCGTTGGAACCGGGCGGCTGCAGACACCACAGTTAATTCGGGAGATGTCTGTTGTGGATAGTTCGAAAAGCGAATTCACCTCTAGGCATAGTATGGAGTGGAAGTTTCTGTTTCTAGATCACCGAGCTCCTCCCATTATCGGTTATCTGCCGTTTGAAGTACTGGGCACCTCCGGATATGACTATTATCATTTTGATGATTTGGAGAAAGTGGTCGCATCTCATGAGGGTC TAATGCAAAACGGTGAAGGTACCTCCTGCTATTATCGCTTTCTGACAAAGGGACAGCAATGGATTTGGTTACAGACCCGGTTTTACATCACGTACCACCAGTGGAACTCCAAACCGGAGTTCGTAGTCTGTACCCATCGAGTCGTAAGTTATACAGATGTAATGAAACAGTTGAGAAACCAAGCCGGAGGGGAGAACAAATTTTCCGACGACGCTGATAGTGTGGAAAGAAAATTCCAGATTAACTCAACGCAAGGCCGAATGGCAACATCTCCGTGGAGTACTAAGAGCTCTAAGTCAACGCGAGTGGTAGGTACACCAGGAGGGTCGCCAACAGATTTGTCCTCTCGGGGTAGGCACCGGTATAACACTTATCACGGACCGGGACCGGATTCGGAACACTCCGCCTCCGTTGGATCTCATGCCAGTCGTCAGTCGATGCAGACTCAACCTAGCACG AGATCACGAATGCGATCCAATACCTATAGTTCAAAGACAACTAGTACTACTACTCAGCACGAGGTGCCACATCCGACCCCTCAATTGTTACTCCACCAACATTCCTTGCTCAATCCTCAGTCGGCGGTAGATTCTTTTCAGCAGTTGCGTACACCGCCAACGGCGACAGCAATCAAACTACCGACCCCATTTATCGAACATCAGCAGTATTTGGCAGCGGTTCCTATTCAACCAGATACAGGTTTCCCGCCGGAGGCTAATGCCGGAATTCTGTCACCAATTCCGTCGACAGTATCGTCAGAAGCTGGTGGTGTCGTGTTAACTCCTGCACAGAATCAAGTTCAGGGACATCTGCAGCGAAAGCACGAGGAATTACAGCATTTGATAATACAACAGCAGGAGGAACTGCGAAGGGTACAGGAGCAATTGTTAATGGCTCGGTACGGGTTGCTTCCTTCGATTGTAACGCTTCCTTTTACGGCCGACGCCAGCAGTAACGACGACAGCCATAGTAGGTGCAGTAACAGTGCTTCCTACCTCCAGCATCATCAACCTCCCCATAGTAGTCAGCAGTACCAAACTCATCCTAGTCTAACAAATCAACCGCCAAATCCGCATTCACATCAACATCATCAACAAcaacaccaccaccaccatcaccatcaacagcagcagcagcaacaacaaatGAATATACCGCCGGATCAAAAACCATTATTCCATCCCAATCAGCAACATGGTTTCATTGACACCGGACAGCCGAAACTGATTGTGGAACCTGATACTGACATGATTTCCTATATGCCGTTGACGACCGTTCCAATCAATCAACTGCAACAACAACCACAATCCTCGCAACAATCGCAGCACTCGCACCAGTTACAGATGCCGCTGTCTTCCAGCGTAGTTGGCACAACGGAGGTAAACTCCAGAGCACCAGGCGGCAGCAACAGTATGGATCTGCTCCAGTATCAGATGGGTCAGGATCAAGTGCAAATTTTGTTTACCTCTGGTAtggaacagcagcagcagcaacaacaactacaGTACCAGCATAAACCTCAACATCCGCTACCActacaacaacagcaacaacaacacaaTCCTCATCAGCAGCATCTACTTTCCCATCACCATCAACATacgcagcaacagcagcaacaacaacaaccccatcatcaatctcatctcaatctacAACATAGTCAGCCTCGAGCTAGTGACAGTTCGGATAAGAGAGCTGCTTAA